A single region of the Streptomyces sp. NBC_00236 genome encodes:
- a CDS encoding LCP family protein produces the protein MSTPHRSPRPPRPRTAPPQPRRARRKQDERPRWGMRVATTLSVLVLGAGGIGHAVVTGLESGIDRIDPFKDMKNRPAGGNGMNLLLVGTDGRDKITAAEKKKYRLGGAPCHCTDTIMLVHLSADKERASVVSLPRDSYAEIPEHRDATTGKEHAAHPVKLNAAYAEGGPNLTVRTVEHMTGVKIDHYLEVDFTSFMTTVDTLGGVKICTARPMKDSYTGLDLAAGTHELDGGQALQYVRSRHIDGAADLGRMQRQQKFMASLIKQATSSGVLLNPVRFREVASTMLKSVRADKGFGTEQMLELGQAMRGFSAASSEFTSVPMGNVAYQVKGIGSTVKWDEKKSKALFQALRDDKPLTVARPKQAPAKKVDVPPKQIRVQVYNGTPKDGLGSTVDAALHATGFDTTRAPLTAPQRDLKHTLVTYDPRWDRSAKSLAAALPGAELKAVKGQGGTMKVTAGADYRKVERVRAEEPAPGRFGAVKGDEVVCP, from the coding sequence GTGTCCACGCCGCACCGCTCCCCCCGTCCGCCGAGGCCCCGTACCGCTCCCCCGCAGCCCAGACGGGCCAGGAGGAAGCAGGACGAGCGGCCACGCTGGGGCATGCGGGTGGCGACCACGCTCTCCGTCCTCGTCCTCGGCGCGGGCGGCATCGGCCACGCCGTGGTGACCGGTCTGGAGTCCGGGATCGACCGGATCGACCCGTTCAAGGACATGAAGAACCGGCCCGCGGGCGGCAACGGCATGAATCTGCTGCTGGTCGGCACCGACGGCCGCGACAAGATCACCGCGGCGGAGAAGAAGAAGTACCGGCTGGGCGGTGCGCCCTGCCACTGCACCGACACGATCATGCTGGTGCACCTGTCCGCGGACAAGGAGCGCGCCAGCGTCGTCAGCCTGCCGCGCGACAGTTACGCCGAGATCCCCGAGCACCGGGACGCGACGACGGGCAAGGAGCACGCGGCCCACCCGGTGAAGCTGAACGCCGCGTACGCCGAGGGCGGGCCGAATCTGACCGTGCGGACGGTCGAGCACATGACGGGCGTCAAGATCGACCACTATCTGGAGGTCGACTTCACCAGCTTCATGACGACGGTCGACACCCTCGGCGGCGTGAAGATCTGCACCGCCCGGCCGATGAAGGACTCCTACACCGGTCTCGATCTCGCGGCCGGCACCCATGAGCTGGACGGCGGCCAGGCGCTCCAGTACGTACGCTCCCGGCACATCGACGGCGCCGCCGACCTGGGCCGGATGCAGCGCCAGCAGAAGTTCATGGCCTCGCTGATCAAGCAGGCGACGAGCAGCGGGGTGCTGCTGAACCCGGTGAGGTTCCGTGAGGTCGCCTCGACGATGCTGAAGTCGGTCCGGGCCGACAAGGGCTTCGGTACGGAGCAGATGCTGGAGCTCGGCCAGGCGATGCGGGGCTTCTCCGCCGCCTCCTCCGAATTCACCTCGGTGCCCATGGGGAACGTCGCGTACCAGGTCAAGGGCATCGGCTCGACGGTCAAGTGGGACGAGAAGAAGTCGAAGGCGCTGTTCCAGGCGCTGCGGGACGACAAGCCGCTGACCGTCGCGCGGCCCAAGCAGGCTCCGGCGAAGAAGGTCGACGTCCCGCCGAAGCAGATCCGGGTCCAGGTCTACAACGGGACCCCGAAGGACGGCCTCGGCTCGACGGTCGACGCCGCTCTGCACGCCACGGGCTTCGACACCACCCGCGCCCCGCTCACCGCACCGCAGCGCGACCTGAAACACACCCTGGTCACGTACGACCCGCGCTGGGACCGGTCCGCGAAGTCCCTGGCGGCGGCGCTGCCGGGGGCCGAGCTGAAGGCCGTGAAGGGCCAGGGCGGCACGATGAAGGTGACGGCGGGCGCGGACTACCGGAAGGTCGAGCGGGTGCGGGCCGAGGAGCCCGCTCCGGGCAGGTTCGGCGCGGTGAAGGGCGACGAGGTGGTCTGCCCGTAG
- a CDS encoding acyl-CoA thioesterase: MTDQAPRPEGDIPGKPTAASRTTLSHIMTGSDTNLLGTVHGGVIMKLVDDAAGAVAGRHSGGPAVTASMDEMVFLEPVRVGDLVHVRAQVNWTGRSSMEVGVRVMAERWNESTPASQVGSAYLVFAAVDADGRPRRVPPVIPETERDNRRYQEAQIRRTHRLARRRAIKELREKRAADGIED, encoded by the coding sequence ATGACAGATCAGGCCCCGCGCCCGGAGGGCGACATTCCGGGCAAGCCCACCGCGGCCTCCCGGACCACCCTCAGCCACATCATGACCGGCAGCGACACGAACCTGCTGGGTACGGTGCACGGCGGCGTGATCATGAAACTGGTCGACGACGCGGCGGGCGCGGTGGCCGGCCGGCACTCCGGCGGGCCCGCGGTGACCGCCTCGATGGACGAGATGGTCTTCCTGGAGCCGGTCCGGGTCGGTGACCTCGTTCACGTCCGCGCCCAGGTGAACTGGACCGGCCGCTCCTCCATGGAGGTCGGCGTCCGCGTCATGGCCGAACGGTGGAACGAGTCGACCCCGGCCTCGCAGGTCGGCAGCGCGTACCTGGTGTTCGCCGCGGTCGACGCGGACGGCAGGCCCCGCCGGGTGCCGCCCGTGATCCCGGAGACGGAGCGCGACAACCGGCGCTACCAGGAGGCGCAGATCCGCCGCACCCACCGCCTCGCCCGGCGCCGCGCGATCAAGGAACTGCGCGAGAAGCGCGCGGCCGACGGCATCGAGGACTGA